One window of Paludibacter propionicigenes WB4 genomic DNA carries:
- a CDS encoding MBL fold metallo-hydrolase, translated as MKYLASLKLVVFSVFFYLITPVVLGQDNSVYKANKVADKVWAIVESADTPVNIYLVEGKDSAMVIDTGYGRGDLVTFVRTLTKLPLIVVNTHGHGDHDGNDSQFSKIYAHPADFGMINASFNREKRRKTVLPGEVVAPPTLSPVKDGYIFNLGGRKLEVIEVPGHTHGSICLLDAQNRILFAGDNSNTVVWLFLSDCYPLEVYLKSLQKVEKRSNEYDIVMPGHNEPLPKAFISDQIGCVKSILAGTCSPKPYNKSAFTAGAMLCRYQTAEVAYDPNNLREK; from the coding sequence ATGAAATACTTAGCATCTTTGAAATTAGTGGTTTTTTCTGTTTTCTTTTATCTGATTACCCCCGTTGTGCTTGGGCAAGATAATAGCGTATACAAAGCAAATAAAGTTGCCGATAAAGTTTGGGCTATAGTAGAAAGTGCCGATACTCCTGTAAATATTTACTTGGTAGAAGGAAAAGACAGTGCTATGGTTATTGATACGGGGTATGGAAGAGGCGATTTAGTTACTTTTGTAAGAACTTTGACCAAACTTCCACTCATTGTTGTAAATACGCACGGACATGGTGATCATGACGGAAACGACAGTCAGTTTTCTAAAATTTATGCCCATCCGGCCGATTTTGGAATGATCAATGCGAGCTTTAACAGAGAAAAACGCAGGAAAACTGTTCTTCCGGGTGAAGTTGTTGCCCCACCTACACTTTCACCTGTAAAAGATGGTTACATATTCAACTTGGGTGGAAGGAAACTTGAAGTTATTGAGGTTCCCGGACACACTCACGGAAGCATCTGCCTGCTTGATGCCCAAAACAGGATATTATTTGCCGGTGACAATAGCAATACTGTTGTATGGCTATTTTTAAGCGATTGTTATCCGTTAGAAGTCTATCTGAAAAGCCTTCAAAAGGTTGAAAAGCGTAGTAATGAATACGATATTGTTATGCCGGGGCACAACGAACCGCTTCCAAAAGCATTCATAAGTGATCAAATTGGTTGTGTGAAGAGTATTTTAGCCGGTACATGTTCACCTAAACCGTATAACAAATCGGCATTTACTGCGGGTGCTATGTTGTGTAGATACCAGACAGCCGAAGTTGCTTATGATCCAAACAACCTGAGAGAAAAATAA
- a CDS encoding SGNH/GDSL hydrolase family protein, whose amino-acid sequence MTYQSKTFFSSVSRKSKFSSFSFIAALLLFLVLSFNANAAKRKDASKIWVGTWSTAPYFVDANNRAPVPGLANNSFRQIVRVSVGGDVIRFHFTNLFSKNDVTFKSVGIAVSTGGSSIDVASAKVLKFAAKEEVTIKSNEELISDPIKFPLKPGMKVAITICFGDAGPEIGGHAASRTTSYLLEGNQPLTADFSKAITTDHWFVTSGIDVMAPKTTAAIAILGNSIADGRGSGTSKFNRWSDILSERLLKNPATKNRAILNLGIGGNCVVRGGQGEPAAVRFDRDILSQQNVKWLIISEGINDIGGVRSADQAAKMANDLIDAYKTMINKAHAKGIKVYGATILPFAKSSYDKDFRHPIRDTVNNWIRTSGNFDGVIDFEKVMSDPQNPNTLLPDLHSGDFLHPNEAGYKVMGEFIDLKLFE is encoded by the coding sequence ATGACTTATCAATCAAAAACATTTTTTAGTTCCGTTTCTCGAAAATCTAAGTTTAGTTCTTTTTCTTTTATTGCAGCTCTTTTGCTGTTTTTAGTACTTTCATTCAATGCTAACGCAGCCAAAAGAAAGGATGCCTCGAAGATATGGGTCGGTACATGGAGTACAGCCCCTTATTTTGTGGATGCCAACAACAGAGCGCCTGTACCGGGTTTAGCTAATAATAGCTTTCGCCAAATAGTACGTGTATCTGTTGGAGGAGACGTAATACGTTTTCATTTCACCAATTTATTCAGCAAAAACGATGTTACCTTCAAATCAGTTGGAATAGCGGTTTCAACAGGCGGAAGCTCAATTGACGTTGCTTCGGCAAAAGTTCTGAAATTTGCCGCAAAAGAAGAAGTCACAATCAAATCTAATGAAGAATTGATCTCAGATCCTATTAAATTTCCCCTGAAACCAGGAATGAAGGTAGCTATCACCATTTGCTTTGGGGATGCAGGACCCGAAATTGGAGGTCACGCAGCATCGCGTACTACATCGTACCTACTGGAAGGAAATCAACCGCTTACTGCCGATTTTAGCAAAGCCATTACTACCGATCACTGGTTTGTTACAAGTGGAATTGATGTTATGGCTCCCAAAACAACGGCGGCTATAGCCATTCTGGGCAATTCAATTGCGGACGGAAGAGGTTCAGGAACAAGTAAATTCAACCGTTGGTCGGATATTTTATCGGAAAGACTACTTAAGAATCCGGCAACTAAAAATCGTGCAATATTGAATCTTGGTATAGGCGGTAATTGTGTTGTTCGAGGGGGTCAGGGTGAACCAGCGGCAGTTCGTTTTGATCGTGATATCTTATCACAACAAAATGTAAAATGGCTGATTATTTCGGAAGGAATTAATGATATTGGAGGTGTGAGAAGCGCTGATCAGGCAGCAAAAATGGCTAACGACTTGATAGACGCATACAAAACAATGATTAATAAAGCTCATGCTAAAGGTATTAAAGTCTATGGAGCCACCATTTTGCCTTTTGCAAAGTCATCATACGATAAAGATTTTCGTCATCCTATCAGAGATACCGTGAACAACTGGATTCGTACCAGTGGAAATTTTGATGGAGTAATTGATTTTGAAAAAGTAATGAGCGATCCTCAAAATCCGAACACTCTTTTACCGGATTTGCATTCGGGCGATTTTCTGCACCCAAATGAAGCCGGATACAAGGTAATGGGAGAGTTTATTGATCTCAAATTATTCGAATAG